One segment of Bacillus alkalisoli DNA contains the following:
- a CDS encoding thiolase family protein has protein sequence MREVVIVDAVRTPIGRYKGALKTIRPDDLGAVVIKGLLERNDKVNPLDIEEVVFGNANQAGEDNRNVARMSALLAGLPVEVGGTTINRLCGSGLDAVNYAARAIMVGEGDIFIAGGTESMTRAPFVMAKPESDYPRGNMEMFDTTIGWRFTNQLLKDMYGTDSMPETAENVAKRFDITREAQDEFAFNSQQKAKAAMEMDRFKEEIVPVTFKDRKGNEIIVEVDEHPRPTTTLEKLSSLKPLFPGGTVTAGNASGVNDGASALLLMSAEKCRELGLKPLAKYVSSATAGLEPSIMGIGPIFASQKALNRANLTAEDIGLVELNEAFASQSLECIKQLELDEAKVNVNGGAIAFGHPLGASGARILTTLVHEMNKRNIKYGLATMCIGVGQGIATIVENCIEE, from the coding sequence ATGAGAGAAGTTGTCATTGTTGACGCAGTAAGAACTCCAATTGGCAGGTATAAAGGAGCATTAAAAACTATAAGACCAGATGATTTAGGTGCTGTAGTCATTAAAGGCTTATTAGAAAGAAACGACAAAGTGAATCCACTAGATATTGAAGAAGTAGTTTTTGGAAATGCCAATCAAGCGGGTGAAGACAACCGTAATGTGGCTAGAATGTCAGCCTTACTTGCAGGTTTACCTGTAGAAGTAGGTGGAACGACTATCAATAGATTATGTGGTTCTGGTCTTGATGCCGTAAACTACGCAGCACGAGCGATTATGGTTGGCGAAGGAGATATTTTTATAGCTGGTGGAACAGAGAGCATGACTCGTGCTCCATTTGTTATGGCAAAACCAGAAAGCGATTACCCTCGTGGAAACATGGAGATGTTTGATACAACAATCGGTTGGCGTTTTACAAATCAGTTACTAAAAGATATGTACGGAACGGATAGTATGCCAGAGACAGCGGAAAATGTAGCAAAACGCTTTGACATTACTAGAGAAGCACAAGACGAGTTTGCTTTTAACAGCCAACAAAAAGCAAAAGCTGCGATGGAAATGGATCGATTTAAAGAAGAAATCGTACCTGTAACTTTTAAAGATCGAAAAGGTAACGAAATAATTGTAGAAGTAGATGAACACCCTAGACCAACTACCACATTAGAAAAACTCTCGTCATTAAAGCCATTGTTTCCTGGTGGAACGGTAACGGCTGGAAATGCATCTGGTGTAAACGATGGGGCATCTGCATTACTATTAATGAGCGCAGAAAAGTGTAGGGAACTTGGATTAAAGCCTTTAGCGAAATATGTATCATCTGCAACTGCTGGACTTGAACCATCTATTATGGGAATTGGTCCAATTTTCGCTTCACAAAAAGCATTAAATAGAGCTAACCTAACTGCTGAAGATATTGGATTAGTGGAATTGAATGAAGCATTTGCTTCACAATCTCTTGAGTGTATCAAACAACTTGAATTAGATGAAGCAAAAGTAAATGTAAACGGCGGAGCCATCGCATTTGGCCATCCGCTTGGAGCAAGTGGTGCTAGAATACTAACGACATTAGTACATGAAATGAACAAACGTAACATTAAATACGGTCTTGCTACAATGTGTATTGGCGTAGGACAAGGTATCGCTACCATCGTTGAAAATTGTATCGAAGAGTAA
- the paaX gene encoding phenylacetic acid degradation operon negative regulatory protein PaaX encodes MNTRSMIFTIYGDYIRHYGNKIWVGSLIRLLNEFGHNDQAVRAAISRMNKQGWVQAEKKGNKSYYYLTERGVARMEEAAKRIFKLKNDEWDNKWRILMYSIPEEIRTVRDELRKELIWSGFGTLSNSCWISPNALENQVNTLIQKYNISNYVDFFEAEYKGPEENIRLVEKSWDLEDINAKYQTFIQEYSQLYIITKSKIQKGNMSDAECFVERTKLVHEYRKFLFVDPGLPEELLPNQWLGAHAASLFSDYYKELAEPASRFFEQVFQEGNELSNKDKKYDVMTHPYILE; translated from the coding sequence ATGAATACAAGATCAATGATTTTTACGATATATGGTGATTATATACGTCATTACGGAAACAAAATATGGGTAGGTAGTTTAATCCGCCTATTAAATGAGTTTGGACACAACGATCAAGCTGTACGTGCCGCTATTTCTAGAATGAATAAACAAGGTTGGGTACAAGCAGAGAAAAAAGGGAATAAGAGCTACTATTACTTAACAGAGCGAGGAGTCGCTCGTATGGAAGAAGCGGCTAAACGTATCTTCAAACTGAAAAATGATGAATGGGATAATAAATGGCGGATCTTAATGTATTCCATTCCAGAAGAAATTAGAACAGTAAGAGATGAGTTAAGAAAAGAACTCATTTGGAGTGGATTTGGCACTCTATCTAACAGCTGTTGGATTTCTCCTAACGCATTAGAAAATCAAGTGAATACGCTAATACAAAAATATAATATTTCTAATTATGTAGACTTTTTTGAAGCAGAATATAAAGGGCCTGAAGAGAACATCCGTTTAGTAGAAAAAAGTTGGGATTTAGAAGATATTAATGCGAAATACCAAACATTTATTCAAGAATATAGCCAACTTTATATCATTACAAAAAGTAAAATTCAAAAAGGTAACATGTCAGATGCAGAATGCTTTGTAGAAAGAACGAAACTGGTTCATGAGTATCGAAAGTTTTTGTTCGTTGATCCTGGCTTGCCAGAAGAGTTATTACCAAATCAGTGGTTAGGTGCTCACGCAGCTTCGTTATTTAGTGATTACTATAAAGAATTAGCTGAACCTGCATCTCGTTTCTTTGAACAAGTGTTCCAAGAAGGTAATGAGCTAAGCAATAAAGATAAAAAGTACGATGTTATGACGCATCCATATATATTAGAATGA
- a CDS encoding gamma carbonic anhydrase family protein, protein MLYSFHDKKPNVHESVFVAPGAHLIGDVHVGEESTVWFNAVLRGDEGTIKIGKRCSVQDNVTAHLYEGFPLLVGDEVTIGHNAILHGCTIENRCIIGMGSTILDGAVIGEESIIGANTLIPSGKKIPPRSLVVGSPGKVIREITDKDIELIQLSIDTYVQKGKEYKEALK, encoded by the coding sequence ATGTTATATAGTTTTCACGATAAAAAACCAAACGTTCACGAAAGTGTTTTTGTTGCACCTGGTGCTCATCTTATCGGAGATGTACATGTTGGTGAAGAGTCTACTGTGTGGTTTAATGCTGTTTTGCGCGGAGACGAAGGGACTATTAAGATTGGTAAAAGATGCAGTGTTCAAGATAATGTAACAGCACATTTATACGAAGGATTTCCTTTATTAGTTGGAGATGAAGTGACAATTGGCCATAATGCCATTTTACATGGTTGTACAATAGAAAACAGATGTATTATAGGTATGGGCTCAACTATTCTTGACGGTGCGGTTATTGGAGAAGAAAGTATTATTGGCGCTAATACACTTATCCCTTCCGGTAAAAAAATTCCTCCACGATCATTAGTTGTTGGTTCTCCAGGGAAAGTAATTAGAGAAATTACGGATAAAGATATAGAACTTATTCAATTATCGATTGATACATATGTTCAAAAAGGAAAAGAGTATAAAGAAGCGCTAAAATAA
- a CDS encoding NAD(P)H-dependent flavin oxidoreductase, with product MNKLIEILHIKYPIIQGAMGNISNAPLTAAVSEAGGLGTIGAGTMPPEEVEKIILETKDKTKAPFAINVALTVTPYVKEVLQLVIKHKVPVVSLSAGNPIPIIPKLKHYGIKIICVVASPRQAQKAEEAGADIIVAEGYEAAGINSSLEITTLTLIPQIVDAVKIPVVAAGGIGDGRGLAAVLSLGASGAQIGTRLIATQEAPFHQAYKDKLVEANDTATVIVGRSVGRVRRVLKAPYSETLLQKEQTGISLDDFNNLTTEDQHILGAIKGDLDNGFINGGQVSALIKNIPTVQQLFEQIISDASKQLNRATKLL from the coding sequence ATGAACAAATTAATCGAAATATTACATATTAAATACCCAATCATACAAGGGGCGATGGGCAACATTAGTAATGCGCCATTAACAGCTGCAGTAAGTGAGGCTGGTGGGCTTGGAACGATCGGTGCAGGCACAATGCCACCAGAAGAAGTAGAAAAAATCATTTTGGAAACAAAAGATAAAACGAAAGCACCGTTCGCCATAAATGTAGCACTAACGGTGACACCTTATGTGAAAGAAGTATTGCAATTAGTCATTAAGCATAAAGTGCCGGTTGTTTCTCTTTCTGCAGGAAATCCAATACCTATTATCCCAAAATTAAAACACTATGGTATAAAAATAATTTGTGTCGTTGCGTCTCCTAGACAAGCACAAAAAGCAGAAGAAGCAGGAGCAGATATTATAGTGGCTGAAGGTTATGAAGCGGCAGGTATTAATTCAAGTCTTGAAATCACTACATTAACATTAATTCCACAAATTGTAGATGCAGTAAAAATACCAGTTGTCGCTGCAGGTGGAATCGGAGACGGTAGAGGATTAGCAGCAGTACTTTCACTAGGAGCTTCAGGTGCTCAAATTGGGACTAGATTAATAGCAACACAAGAGGCTCCTTTTCACCAAGCTTATAAAGATAAATTAGTAGAAGCAAATGATACTGCTACTGTTATTGTAGGAAGATCTGTTGGTAGAGTAAGAAGGGTTCTAAAAGCACCCTACTCAGAAACCTTATTACAAAAAGAACAAACGGGAATTAGTTTAGATGATTTTAATAATTTAACAACGGAAGACCAACATATATTAGGAGCAATAAAAGGGGACCTCGATAATGGTTTTATTAACGGTGGTCAAGTCTCAGCATTAATCAAAAACATACCTACCGTGCAACAACTATTCGAACAGATAATAAGTGATGCAAGTAAACAATTAAATAGAGCAACGAAACTACTATAA
- a CDS encoding ABC transporter substrate-binding protein, with amino-acid sequence MRKNLVKLIGGLSAAMMLMAGCGTSPSGADNKEKVTIGVTQIVEHPSLDAAFDGFKKALEDNGFKEGENVTYDVQIAQGEQSNSISIANNFVADNVNLIFANSTPSAQTALQATRQAPEIPVVFTSVTDPVGAELIESFDKPGPNITGTSDNHPESISNTIEFMIKELNIKRIGVVYNAGEQNSVVQVEQVEKVAKANGAQIVTASVSTSAEVKQATESLIGRVDAIYVPTDNTVVSAFQTVVSVANDEKIPLFAGELDSMKQGAVAASGFSYFDLGYQTGLMAVKILKGEKTAADIPAAYPESFTLVINKIAAKAQGVEIKDSWSDIADFYDGE; translated from the coding sequence ATGAGAAAAAATCTAGTCAAATTAATTGGAGGTTTATCTGCTGCCATGATGTTAATGGCTGGATGTGGTACTTCACCATCTGGTGCAGATAACAAAGAAAAAGTAACAATCGGTGTTACACAAATCGTAGAACATCCGTCTTTAGATGCAGCATTTGATGGATTCAAAAAAGCACTAGAAGACAACGGCTTTAAAGAAGGCGAAAACGTTACATATGACGTGCAAATTGCTCAAGGTGAACAAAGTAACAGTATAAGCATCGCAAACAACTTTGTGGCTGATAATGTAAACTTGATTTTTGCCAACTCGACTCCAAGTGCCCAAACAGCTCTTCAAGCTACAAGACAAGCTCCGGAGATCCCAGTTGTTTTTACATCAGTAACAGACCCTGTTGGTGCTGAGTTAATCGAGTCTTTTGATAAGCCAGGTCCAAACATTACAGGTACTTCAGATAATCACCCAGAATCTATTTCTAACACAATTGAATTTATGATAAAAGAACTAAATATTAAGCGTATCGGTGTTGTTTATAATGCTGGGGAACAAAACTCTGTTGTTCAAGTAGAACAAGTGGAAAAAGTTGCAAAAGCTAATGGAGCCCAAATCGTTACTGCATCTGTTTCTACTTCGGCTGAAGTTAAACAAGCTACAGAATCCTTAATCGGAAGAGTAGACGCGATTTATGTTCCTACTGATAACACGGTTGTTTCTGCTTTCCAAACAGTTGTATCAGTAGCTAATGACGAAAAAATCCCTTTATTTGCTGGGGAACTTGATTCTATGAAACAAGGCGCAGTTGCTGCTAGTGGTTTTAGCTATTTTGACCTTGGTTATCAAACAGGCTTAATGGCAGTAAAAATTTTAAAAGGTGAAAAAACAGCTGCTGACATTCCTGCAGCATACCCTGAAAGTTTCACTTTAGTTATTAATAAAATAGCTGCAAAAGCGCAAGGTGTTGAAATTAAAGATTCTTGGAGTGACATCGCAGACTTTTATGATGGTGAGTAA
- a CDS encoding ABC transporter permease, protein MSVAIFGSLEAGIIYAIMALGVYLSFRVLDFPDLTVDGSFVTGAAVAATMIVNGVNPLYATIVAMFIGFLAGCITGALHTYGKINALLSGILMMIALYSINLRIMGRSNVPLLNSDTLFTHIRSFWASTGIDPFLNNLLTSVGLGAFTPRTWSIIFLMLIVTLAIKIILDLFLKTEIGLAVRATGDNKRMIRSFSANTNGLVILGLGISNAMVAFSGALIAQYSGFADVGMGIGMIIIGLASVIIGEALFGTKTIARTTLAVIGGAIIYRIVVTFALRVEFLETGDMKLITAMIVIFALVTPKLIDGYKDRKRKKQKMLQLKALPPKRKEEENVTFNTD, encoded by the coding sequence ATGTCAGTTGCTATATTTGGATCTTTAGAAGCTGGAATCATCTACGCAATCATGGCCCTAGGGGTGTACTTATCCTTTAGGGTCCTTGATTTTCCAGACTTAACTGTAGATGGTAGTTTCGTAACAGGTGCGGCGGTTGCTGCAACCATGATTGTAAACGGTGTCAACCCTTTATATGCTACAATCGTAGCAATGTTTATAGGCTTTTTAGCCGGTTGTATTACAGGTGCATTACATACATATGGAAAAATAAATGCGCTATTATCTGGTATCTTAATGATGATTGCCTTGTATTCTATCAATCTAAGAATTATGGGTAGGTCCAATGTACCTTTACTTAATAGTGACACATTATTTACCCATATTAGAAGTTTTTGGGCAAGTACAGGAATTGATCCGTTCTTAAACAACTTATTAACCTCAGTTGGCTTAGGCGCTTTTACACCTAGAACATGGTCTATCATTTTCTTAATGCTCATTGTCACGTTAGCTATAAAAATTATTTTAGACTTGTTCTTAAAAACAGAAATTGGTCTTGCTGTTAGAGCAACTGGGGACAACAAACGAATGATTCGTAGTTTCTCCGCTAATACGAATGGACTAGTTATATTAGGTCTTGGTATTTCTAATGCAATGGTTGCTTTCTCTGGTGCACTAATTGCACAATATAGTGGATTTGCCGATGTCGGAATGGGTATCGGGATGATTATAATCGGGTTAGCTTCCGTTATTATCGGTGAAGCATTGTTTGGAACAAAAACAATCGCGCGTACGACACTTGCCGTTATCGGTGGGGCAATTATTTACCGTATCGTTGTAACTTTTGCATTAAGAGTTGAATTTTTAGAAACAGGGGATATGAAACTTATAACAGCTATGATCGTAATATTTGCGCTTGTAACCCCTAAATTAATAGATGGCTATAAGGATAGAAAACGCAAGAAACAAAAAATGTTACAGTTAAAAGCTTTACCTCCGAAAAGAAAGGAGGAGGAAAATGTTACATTTAACACAGATTAA